From Triticum aestivum cultivar Chinese Spring chromosome 4A, IWGSC CS RefSeq v2.1, whole genome shotgun sequence, a single genomic window includes:
- the LOC123086557 gene encoding mucin-5AC-like, producing the protein MYREASEPGFRLVGENPFSSKKANEPAVSGRRVAAKIPKGKDSKEPVTPQFHVLESADVPAAHINLIIVSDDDDDDEKEEEEEANKVAAETNNSSVNIVDPRAVAAVAIAPVSPAATSAPAPVTPAAGAPMAFAADSATPATYGHGNGAAGVCARGIKRPHAHDAIFAPAPGAGAPVAFAPALATPAASDHGNMGRMAEELQDFEAVSASMAQTIYRRSVSARSNLPRWGCHGLRTPKTRSAPAPCGLPMKRNTTGPAPAYAGSSSRAPASNISSSAPNSSSRAPPAKITSSAPGSSSCAPTANIISSAPGSLFRALPANTSSSAPPANISSFAQGSSFRAPPAKITSFVPGFSSCAPLAKIISSAPGSSFYALPANITSSAPLANISSSSPGSSFRALPANISSSAPPPNISISAPGSSSCAPPVKITSSALGSSSRAPPAKIISSAPGSSSRALPRNISSSAPPANLSSSASSANISSSAPGSSSRAPPANISSSAPGMATPEQGNGIRGFVRLFGVNIALVRLFGVNIAPRE; encoded by the coding sequence ATGTACCGGGAAGCCAGTGAGCCGGGTTTTCGTTTGGTTGGGGAAAACCCCTTTTCATCAAAAAAAGCCAACGAGCCGGCCGTCTCCGGCCGGCGCGTTGCGGCCAAGATTCCCAAGGGAAAGGACTCAAAGGAGCCCGTAACGCCCCAATTTCATGTACTCGAGTCAGCTGACGTGCCAGCGGCCCACATCAACCTTATcatcgtcagcgacgacgacgatgatgatgagaaggaggaggaggaggaggctaacAAGGTCGCCGCTGAGACCAACAACTCGTCCGTGAACATCGTAGATCCTCGTGCGGTAGCAGCTGTGGCGATTGCGCCAGTCTCTCCTGCTGCGACTTCTGCGCCGGCTCCAGTTACTCCGGCAGCCGGGGCGCCTATGGCCTTTGCAGCAGATTCGGCTACCCCTGCTACTTATGGCCATGGCAATGGCGCTGCCGGCGTCTGCGCACGTGGGATCAAAAGGCCACACGCTCATGATGCAATTTTTGCACCCGCTCCGGGCGCGGGGGCGCCAGTGGCCTTTGCACCAGCTCTGGCTACCCCTGCTGCTTCCGATCATGGGAACATGGGCAGGATGGCCGAGGAACTGCAGGACTTCGAGGCCGTATCCGCCTCCATGGCCCAGACGATATATCGCCGCTCGGTGAGCGCCAGGTCGAACCTGCCACGGTGGGGGTGTCACGGCCTGCGAACCCCCAAGACCCGCTCGGCCCCTGCACCTTGCGGTTTGCCGATGAAACGCAACACCACGGGGCCAGCCCCTGCCTATGCTGGTTCCTCATCCCGTGCCCCTGCTTCTAACATAAGCAGCTCCGCTCCGAATTCTTCATCCCGTGCCCCTCCTGCTAAAATCACCAGCTCCGCTCCGGGCTCCTCATCTTGTGCCCCTACTGCTAATATCATCAGCTCCGCTCCGGGCTCCTTATTCCGTGCCCTTCCTGCTAACACCAGCAGCTCCGCCCCTCCTGCTAACATCAGCAGCTTCGCTCAGGGCTCCTCATTCCGTGCCCCTCCAGCTAAAATCACCAGCTTCGTTCCGGGCTTCTCATCCTGTGCCCCTCTTGCTAAAATCATCAGCTCCGCTCCGGGCTCCTCATTCTATGCCCTTCCTGCTAACATCACCAGCTCCGCCCCTCTTGCTAACATCAGCAGCTCCTCTCCGGGCTCCTCATTCCGTGCCCTTCCTGCTAACATCAGCAGCTCCGCCCCTCCTCCTAACATCAGCATCTCCGCTCCGGGCTCCTCATCCTGTGCCCCTCCTGTTAAAATCACCAGCTCCGCTCTGGGCTCCTCATCCCGTGCCCCTCCTGCTAAAATCATCAGCTCTGCTCCGGGCTCCTCATCCCGCGCCCTTCCTCGTAACATCAGCAGCTCCGCCCCTCCTGCTAACCTCAGCAGTTCCGCCTCATCTGCTAACATCAGCAGCTCCGCTCCGGGCTCGTCATCCCGTGCCCCTCCTGCTAACATCAGCAGCTCCGCTCCGGGCATGGCTACGCCGGAGCAAGGGAATGGGATTCGTGGCTTCGTCCGCCTCTTCggcgtcaacattgccctcgtccGCCTCTTCGGCGTCAACATTGCCCCGCGGGAGTAG